One window of the Brevibacterium limosum genome contains the following:
- a CDS encoding DUF3046 domain-containing protein: MRHTLYWILMNEEFGEARAASLHTDLTLSSLGSRTAEEAFSAGVEPRDIWIAVCDSMGVPESRRLGKEKPRSTPF, encoded by the coding sequence ATGCGGCACACGCTCTACTGGATCCTCATGAACGAGGAGTTCGGTGAGGCTCGTGCCGCCTCCCTGCACACCGACCTGACTCTGAGTTCACTGGGCTCGCGGACGGCCGAAGAGGCATTCTCCGCCGGGGTCGAACCCCGCGACATCTGGATCGCCGTGTGCGATTCCATGGGTGTGCCCGAATCCCGCCGCCTCGGCAAGGAGAAACCGCGGTCGACGCCGTTCTGA
- a CDS encoding response regulator produces the protein MMVNVLVLDDDFFVGQIHARYVDEVPGFTAFEPVRDLRAAREVIAENDVDLLLVDYVLPEGTGVDLIRETDIDAIVLSAVTDPQVVRSSLRSGAMTYIVKPFAAEVLQNFLRRYARFRRYWEREKVGQADLERQLRNLHDAAAVGGTGASPAGSSTTTRILTALEEASGPMTALEVAEAVGASRATAQRHLAKLAEARTITVSLQYGSTGRPEHLYATR, from the coding sequence ATGATGGTCAACGTTCTCGTGCTCGATGACGACTTCTTCGTCGGGCAGATCCATGCCCGCTACGTCGACGAGGTGCCCGGTTTCACGGCGTTCGAACCCGTCCGCGACCTGAGAGCGGCGCGCGAAGTCATCGCCGAGAACGATGTCGACCTGCTGCTCGTCGACTATGTGCTGCCCGAGGGCACCGGGGTCGACCTCATCCGCGAGACCGACATCGATGCGATCGTGCTCTCGGCCGTCACGGATCCGCAGGTGGTCCGCTCATCGCTGCGATCGGGGGCGATGACCTACATCGTCAAACCCTTCGCCGCCGAGGTGCTGCAGAACTTCCTGCGCCGCTATGCTCGGTTCCGCCGCTATTGGGAGCGGGAGAAGGTCGGTCAGGCCGATCTCGAACGGCAGCTGCGCAACCTCCACGATGCCGCGGCCGTCGGCGGGACCGGGGCGAGCCCGGCAGGATCGTCGACGACGACTCGGATCCTCACCGCACTCGAGGAGGCGAGCGGTCCGATGACGGCCCTCGAAGTCGCCGAGGCGGTCGGGGCCTCGCGTGCCACCGCGCAGCGGCATCTGGCGAAGCTCGCCGAAGCCCGCACGATCACGGTCTCCCTGCAGTACGGGTCGACGGGCCGGCCCGAACACCTCTACGCCACCCGCTGA
- a CDS encoding regulatory protein RecX has translation MTSKSPDAPSADDGLTSIESTASTAEVSAGDSGQSGSSQTETLSQLRSAISEIDQRHAEGEAGFFAGLSGVDDDDVADRARSGTGTTSRRKKKTKSGKRPRSESDNGWVEGGTGSTPDFVDAPDFLASDDSGPDFAAGPGLSFEDEDDAPDFDADYAQAKKTAMNMLAMRDHSSDELRKKLLKRDLMPEAIDVLIEKLQNSRLLNDEEFAHRFARAQRENRKLSRSVLKRELSRKGISPELASEAVADIDGEEELAREVAEKKAASTRRLDYAVRERRILGMLARRGFPSAICIKVTRDVLAED, from the coding sequence ATGACGTCGAAGTCTCCTGACGCTCCTTCGGCAGACGATGGGTTGACCAGCATCGAGTCCACCGCATCGACAGCCGAGGTCAGTGCGGGGGACTCAGGCCAGAGTGGCTCGTCTCAGACCGAGACGCTCTCGCAGCTGCGCAGTGCGATCTCGGAGATCGACCAACGCCATGCCGAGGGAGAGGCCGGATTCTTCGCCGGTCTCTCCGGAGTCGATGACGACGACGTCGCTGATCGTGCCCGTTCGGGAACGGGCACGACCTCCCGACGGAAGAAGAAGACGAAGAGTGGGAAACGTCCGCGATCGGAATCCGACAACGGATGGGTCGAAGGCGGTACCGGCTCAACTCCGGACTTCGTCGACGCCCCGGACTTCCTCGCCTCGGACGACTCTGGACCGGATTTCGCCGCCGGACCCGGGCTGAGCTTCGAGGACGAAGACGACGCCCCCGACTTCGACGCGGACTACGCACAGGCGAAGAAGACGGCGATGAACATGCTCGCCATGCGCGATCACTCCAGCGACGAACTGCGCAAGAAACTCCTCAAACGCGACCTCATGCCCGAGGCGATCGACGTCCTCATCGAGAAGCTGCAGAACTCGCGCCTGCTCAACGACGAAGAGTTCGCTCACCGCTTCGCACGGGCACAGCGGGAGAACCGCAAGCTCTCCCGCTCCGTGCTCAAACGAGAACTGAGCAGAAAGGGCATCAGCCCCGAACTGGCCTCCGAAGCCGTGGCCGACATCGACGGTGAGGAAGAGCTCGCCCGCGAAGTGGCCGAGAAGAAAGCCGCCTCCACCCGCCGACTCGACTATGCGGTGCGAGAGCGCCGAATCCTCGGCATGCTCGCCCGCCGCGGCTTCCCCTCGGCGATCTGCATCAAGGTCACACGGGACGTGCTCGCCGAAGACTGA
- a CDS encoding ATP-binding protein has protein sequence MPRPHRSFSRRVLISQLALVAVILALVTGVFAWLGARTVTEVTETEALATARTLAIDPDVRAAATQASAEHADEPDEQLVSSMLTITDDLRDRSGITFAVITDDRGIRLTHPDRSKIGHKVSTSPEEALAGRENVSHESGTLGETVRAKVPIYSSEDGRTVVGEVSVGIFASVLDADVRRELILLGTVAVLALALGGAVSVMLGRRLRRETLGVGPEELAEMARDQGAVLHGLDDGVLGFDANGTLTLSNSNAKKLLGTASDKAVAAVSDGKGRAASAKDGDQGNDTVGENGSAASVQEIDDAELIDVPGEITAMMADAPDEGALRRRITIGDRILLATAVRVQRDGVSVGGVVTLRDETQMLTMARQLESVTAMARALRTQRHEFANRLHTVLGLVDTGATDEAHTYLSSILGTGPITTPVEDIDLISDPYLRAVLEAKGTTAAEAGVSLAVTPESLAVGAVHDPEAVTLILGNLIDNAVRAAVAGQRFTDDGGRVEVQVLSSGTELHAVVTDTGDGIDDELGEKIFDEGFSTSTAASAPDFGIGLTTGTGTGDGHGLGIGLALSRRVAEKGGGAVWLIDGHDPELGGASFGMRLPDALDEPAGDGSAAETDGHAAAGERGAAADDDNDFGTNEER, from the coding sequence GTGCCCCGGCCCCACCGTTCGTTCTCCCGTCGTGTGCTTATCTCTCAGCTCGCGCTCGTTGCCGTGATCCTCGCCCTGGTCACCGGAGTGTTCGCGTGGCTGGGCGCGCGCACCGTCACCGAGGTGACCGAGACCGAAGCGCTGGCCACCGCCCGGACGCTGGCGATCGACCCGGACGTCCGCGCCGCTGCCACGCAGGCCTCGGCCGAGCACGCCGACGAACCCGATGAGCAGCTCGTGTCCTCGATGCTGACGATCACCGATGATCTGCGCGACCGGTCGGGCATCACCTTCGCCGTCATCACCGATGATCGCGGCATCCGACTCACCCACCCCGACCGGTCGAAGATCGGGCACAAGGTCTCGACCTCCCCGGAGGAGGCGCTGGCCGGTCGCGAGAACGTCTCCCACGAATCCGGGACCCTGGGCGAGACGGTGCGGGCGAAGGTGCCGATCTATTCGAGCGAGGACGGCCGGACCGTCGTCGGCGAGGTCTCGGTGGGCATCTTCGCCTCCGTGCTCGATGCCGATGTCCGCCGCGAACTCATCCTGCTCGGCACCGTGGCGGTGCTCGCCCTGGCACTCGGCGGGGCCGTGTCGGTCATGCTCGGGCGCCGGCTGCGTCGGGAGACGCTCGGGGTCGGACCCGAAGAGCTCGCCGAGATGGCCCGCGACCAAGGAGCCGTGCTGCACGGTCTCGACGACGGGGTGCTCGGCTTCGACGCCAACGGGACGCTGACATTGAGCAACTCGAATGCGAAGAAGCTGCTCGGGACGGCCTCCGACAAGGCGGTGGCGGCCGTCTCCGACGGGAAGGGCAGAGCCGCCTCGGCGAAGGACGGCGACCAGGGGAACGACACGGTCGGCGAGAACGGCAGTGCCGCCTCGGTGCAGGAGATCGACGACGCCGAGCTGATCGACGTCCCCGGCGAGATCACCGCGATGATGGCCGACGCACCGGACGAGGGCGCGCTGCGGCGGCGGATCACGATCGGCGACCGGATCCTGCTGGCCACGGCGGTGCGCGTCCAGCGCGACGGAGTCTCCGTCGGCGGGGTCGTGACCCTGCGCGACGAGACGCAGATGCTCACGATGGCGCGTCAGCTCGAATCCGTGACCGCCATGGCCAGGGCCCTGCGCACCCAGCGTCACGAATTCGCCAACCGGCTGCACACCGTGCTCGGCCTCGTCGACACGGGCGCGACCGACGAAGCCCATACCTACCTGTCCTCGATCCTCGGCACCGGCCCGATCACCACCCCGGTCGAGGACATCGATCTCATCTCCGACCCATACCTGCGCGCCGTTCTGGAGGCGAAGGGGACGACCGCCGCCGAGGCGGGGGTGAGCTTGGCCGTGACCCCCGAATCCCTGGCCGTGGGCGCGGTCCACGACCCGGAAGCGGTCACGCTCATCCTCGGCAACCTCATCGACAATGCGGTGCGGGCGGCCGTCGCAGGTCAGCGGTTCACCGACGACGGAGGCCGGGTCGAAGTGCAGGTGCTCAGCTCCGGGACGGAACTCCACGCGGTCGTCACGGACACCGGCGATGGGATCGACGACGAGCTGGGGGAGAAGATCTTCGACGAGGGATTCTCCACCTCGACGGCCGCCTCGGCCCCGGATTTCGGGATCGGACTGACCACGGGAACAGGCACCGGGGACGGCCACGGACTCGGCATCGGACTCGCGCTCAGCCGCCGGGTCGCGGAGAAGGGCGGGGGAGCGGTGTGGCTCATCGACGGCCACGATCCGGAACTCGGCGGGGCGAGCTTCGGCATGCGCCTGCCCGATGCGCTCGACGAACCGGCGGGCGACGGCTCTGCTGCTGAGACGGACGGCCATGCCGCCGCGGGAGAACGCGGTGCCGCCGCGGACGACGACAACGACTTCGGAACGAATGAGGAGAGATGA
- a CDS encoding helix-turn-helix domain-containing protein: MLLRVEIGDALRSARRRQGRTLRDVSTGASVSLGYLSEIERGQKEASSELLSAICEALDLPLSALLSSVSDRFALEEGVQIPDTIPQELSDKILGHPEGYSSPRLAAKP; encoded by the coding sequence ATGTTACTGAGAGTCGAAATCGGCGACGCACTTCGTTCCGCCCGCCGTCGTCAAGGACGCACCCTGCGCGACGTCTCGACCGGGGCCAGCGTTTCGCTGGGCTACCTCAGCGAGATCGAACGCGGACAGAAGGAAGCCTCCTCGGAGCTGCTGTCTGCGATCTGTGAGGCACTCGACCTGCCGCTGTCGGCGCTGCTGTCGTCCGTATCCGATCGCTTCGCACTCGAAGAGGGCGTGCAGATCCCCGACACCATTCCGCAGGAGCTCTCGGACAAGATCCTCGGCCACCCCGAGGGATACTCTTCTCCGCGCCTGGCCGCCAAGCCCTGA
- the recA gene encoding recombinase RecA gives MARTPKNLQVPTGGDKSKALDAALGQIDRNYGKGAIMRLGDSVREPIASIPTGSVALDIALGIGGLPRGRVVEIYGPESSGKTTVALHAVANAQKAGGIAAFIDAEHALDPEYAKKLGVDTDQLLVSQPDTGEQALEIADMLIRSGALDIIVIDSVAALVPKAEIEGEMGDSHVGLQARLMSQALRKITGALAQSKTTAIFINQLREKVGVFFGSPETTSGGKALKFYASVRIDVRRIETLKEGQDAVGNRTRAKIVKNKIAPPFKQAEFDILYGHGISREGSLIDMGVDNGIVRKSGSWFTYDGDQLGQGKENVRNFLRDNPGLAEEIELKIKHKLGLIQVDEPEEDAEAAGEAQTDDVEVS, from the coding sequence ATGGCACGTACACCCAAGAACCTCCAGGTTCCCACCGGCGGAGACAAGTCGAAGGCGCTCGACGCCGCGCTGGGTCAGATCGATCGCAACTACGGCAAGGGCGCGATCATGCGCCTCGGCGACAGTGTTCGTGAGCCCATCGCCTCCATCCCGACGGGTTCGGTCGCTCTCGACATCGCTCTGGGCATCGGCGGTCTGCCGCGCGGCCGCGTCGTCGAGATCTACGGTCCGGAATCCTCCGGTAAGACGACCGTGGCTCTCCACGCCGTGGCGAATGCTCAGAAGGCCGGCGGAATCGCTGCCTTCATCGATGCCGAGCACGCCCTCGACCCCGAGTATGCGAAGAAGCTCGGCGTCGACACCGACCAGCTCCTCGTCTCCCAGCCGGACACGGGTGAGCAGGCGCTCGAGATCGCCGATATGCTCATCCGCTCCGGAGCCCTCGACATCATCGTCATCGACTCCGTCGCAGCCCTCGTGCCCAAGGCTGAGATCGAAGGCGAGATGGGTGACAGCCACGTCGGTCTCCAGGCTCGCCTGATGTCGCAGGCTCTGCGTAAGATCACCGGTGCCCTCGCGCAGTCGAAGACCACCGCGATCTTCATCAACCAGCTCCGTGAGAAGGTCGGAGTCTTCTTCGGTTCGCCGGAGACCACCTCGGGCGGTAAGGCACTGAAGTTCTACGCCTCCGTGCGCATCGACGTCCGCCGCATCGAGACCCTCAAGGAAGGTCAGGACGCGGTCGGCAACCGGACCCGGGCGAAGATCGTGAAGAACAAGATCGCTCCGCCGTTCAAGCAGGCCGAGTTCGACATCCTCTACGGTCACGGCATCTCCCGCGAGGGCAGCCTCATCGATATGGGCGTCGACAACGGCATCGTGCGCAAGTCCGGCTCCTGGTTCACCTATGACGGCGACCAGCTGGGTCAGGGCAAGGAGAACGTCCGCAACTTCCTCCGCGACAACCCGGGCCTGGCCGAAGAGATCGAGCTGAAGATCAAGCACAAGCTGGGCCTGATCCAGGTCGACGAACCGGAGGAAGACGCCGAGGCGGCCGGAGAAGCACAGACGGATGACGTCGAAGTCTCCTGA
- a CDS encoding VOC family protein, translating into MSQAVPFITFQPSRGQSAGDAMKTYLELFTDGRVILDNRYGPDGPGAEGTVIMSEIEIAGQRLRFSDSFVAHEWDITPGVSLMVDCESSEELERLFTALSVQGTVYMPLDDYGFGPFGWVGDRFGLTWQLGLASA; encoded by the coding sequence ATGAGTCAGGCGGTCCCCTTCATCACCTTTCAGCCCAGTCGCGGCCAGAGCGCGGGCGACGCCATGAAGACCTACCTCGAGCTCTTCACAGATGGGCGAGTGATCCTCGACAACCGATACGGTCCCGATGGACCTGGGGCAGAGGGAACGGTCATCATGTCCGAGATCGAGATCGCCGGCCAGAGACTGCGATTCAGCGACAGCTTCGTCGCACACGAGTGGGACATCACTCCCGGTGTCTCTCTCATGGTCGACTGCGAATCGAGCGAGGAACTCGAACGCCTCTTCACCGCGCTGAGCGTGCAGGGGACTGTGTACATGCCGCTCGATGACTACGGATTCGGGCCATTCGGCTGGGTGGGCGACCGCTTCGGCCTCACCTGGCAGCTGGGCCTGGCGTCGGCCTAG
- the pgsA gene encoding CDP-diacylglycerol--glycerol-3-phosphate 3-phosphatidyltransferase, giving the protein MNDRVEAGASQQPSAEPSPWNIPNALTVLRILMVPLFLVLLLIDGGNDVTLRWWALVVFLLAMFTDFVDGYLARRNNLITNFGKIADPIADKSLMAAALIGLAIIVELPWWVPVIILVREFGITVLRFFMIRIIVMPASRGGKIKTVLQTAAIGLFLLLFPLSDVVPSLVYVILLVIAWIIMTAAIVVTIVTGVDYCVQAAKLYKDAKSGGDAQRG; this is encoded by the coding sequence GTGAACGATCGAGTCGAGGCCGGAGCCTCTCAGCAGCCCTCCGCAGAACCGAGCCCGTGGAATATCCCGAACGCGCTCACGGTGCTGCGCATCCTCATGGTGCCCCTCTTCCTGGTGCTGCTGCTCATCGACGGCGGCAACGATGTGACACTGCGCTGGTGGGCGCTCGTCGTGTTCCTGCTGGCCATGTTCACCGACTTCGTCGACGGATACCTGGCCAGGCGAAACAACCTCATCACGAACTTCGGCAAGATCGCCGATCCCATCGCCGACAAGTCACTCATGGCCGCCGCCCTGATCGGTCTGGCGATCATCGTCGAACTTCCGTGGTGGGTGCCGGTGATCATCCTCGTGCGCGAGTTCGGCATCACCGTGCTGCGGTTCTTCATGATCCGCATCATTGTCATGCCCGCCTCGCGCGGCGGCAAGATCAAGACCGTGCTGCAGACCGCGGCGATCGGACTGTTCCTGCTCCTCTTCCCGCTCTCGGACGTGGTGCCCTCACTCGTGTACGTCATCCTCCTCGTCATCGCGTGGATCATCATGACCGCGGCCATCGTCGTCACCATCGTCACCGGCGTCGACTACTGCGTGCAGGCGGCGAAGCTGTACAAGGATGCGAAGAGCGGTGGGGACGCGCAGCGTGGTTGA
- a CDS encoding CinA family protein yields the protein MVEAELFATTRRIISTCTRLGISLASAESLTGGRFVASLVDVPGASAVVRGGLVTYATDLKASLAGVDADHLEETGPIDPVVAAQMAVGTAVQCVADIGISCTGVAGPDPQDGKPVGLVYTAIAFGGKAKVFEHEFTGDRDAIRKQTVQAMAVNLDEFVAELAFGPESGQGTGRGTAVE from the coding sequence GTGGTTGAAGCCGAGCTGTTCGCGACCACGCGGCGCATCATCTCCACCTGCACTCGACTGGGGATCTCTCTGGCATCGGCGGAATCGCTGACCGGCGGACGCTTCGTCGCCTCACTCGTCGACGTGCCGGGGGCCTCGGCCGTGGTGCGTGGGGGACTGGTCACCTACGCCACGGACCTCAAGGCGAGCCTGGCCGGCGTCGATGCCGACCACCTCGAGGAGACCGGACCGATCGACCCGGTCGTCGCCGCGCAGATGGCCGTCGGCACCGCCGTGCAGTGCGTCGCCGATATCGGGATCTCGTGCACCGGCGTCGCGGGACCCGATCCTCAGGACGGCAAACCCGTCGGTCTCGTCTACACCGCGATCGCCTTCGGAGGGAAGGCGAAGGTCTTCGAACACGAGTTCACCGGCGACCGAGACGCCATCCGCAAGCAGACGGTGCAGGCGATGGCGGTCAACCTCGACGAATTCGTCGCCGAACTCGCTTTCGGGCCAGAGAGCGGGCAGGGGACCGGTCGTGGGACGGCCGTGGAATAA
- a CDS encoding FtsK/SpoIIIE family DNA translocase: MAGNRARKTLSDEPTDQSPTKRDGTAFFLIGLSIIIAAFEWWNIPGAISDGVRGIVEGTFGRVALALPVIFTCYAIRLFLRGDDNRGNNRILIGMIFGLLAASGLAHIAAGNPTFTNSRDAMANGGGAVGFVVSSPLVVATTVYVAVPLLVLLGLFSLLVVTATPVRAIPQRLTALYYRLTGGARPETDAEAAETEQSDLVAENGRTSDLKPVMGAKRRSRKKKTEIPDLDSESADDDTTTKAYDKAYIHENDVSDEEADTTRIETDPEPKLKPGQRRPTKAEREMAELKKTIGMDDAAANQATKSEPAAASAPVPVTNAPAPPPTEQLPERVEQLTLAGDVTYTLPASDNLQPGPPAKERSEANDRVVEALRDVLTQFKIDAEVTGFSRGPTVTRYEVELGPGTKVEKVTALSKNIAYAVASADVRILSPIPGKKAIGIEIPNSDRENVALGDVLRSKAARKTDHPMVMGVGKDVEGGFVVADLSKMPHLLVAGATGAGKSSFVNSMITSIMMRATPDEVRMILVDPKRVELTIYEGIPHLITPIITNPKKAAEALEWVVREMDARYDDLANYGFKHVKEFNKAVREGRIQPPAGSERVLQPYPYLLVVVDELADLMMVAPRDVEASIQRITQLARAAGIHLILATQRPSVDVVTGLIKANVPSRLAFATSSLADSRVVLDQPGAEKLIGQGDALFLPMGAAKPMRVQGAWVNESEIEKVVEHVKGQLTPNYREDVAVEAPKKQIDEDIGDDLELLLQAIEQVVTTQFGSTSMLQRKLRVGFAKAGRLMDLMESRGIVGPSEGSKARDVLVRPDDLPGTLAIIKGETPPEDSGAAEAPNGSGQNHGGQGHGQSGHASAADDYDEEFDDDYGETSHGSAASHGAASSDRYAHGVGHAGDLTVGDTDPETGLEVVEASGEDAWQLTGR; the protein is encoded by the coding sequence ATGGCCGGAAACCGTGCGCGAAAGACTCTCAGCGACGAACCGACCGATCAATCACCGACGAAGCGGGACGGCACAGCCTTCTTCCTCATCGGACTCTCGATCATCATCGCCGCCTTCGAATGGTGGAACATCCCCGGCGCGATCAGCGATGGCGTCCGCGGAATCGTCGAAGGCACCTTCGGCCGGGTGGCACTCGCCCTGCCGGTGATCTTCACCTGCTACGCGATCCGCCTGTTCCTGCGCGGCGACGACAACCGCGGCAACAACCGCATCCTCATCGGGATGATCTTCGGCCTGCTCGCGGCCTCGGGCCTGGCCCATATCGCCGCCGGCAATCCGACCTTCACGAACTCCCGCGATGCCATGGCCAACGGGGGAGGCGCGGTCGGCTTCGTCGTGTCCTCACCGCTGGTCGTCGCGACCACCGTGTACGTGGCGGTGCCGCTGCTCGTCCTCCTCGGCCTGTTCTCCCTGCTCGTGGTCACTGCGACCCCGGTGCGGGCTATCCCGCAGCGCCTCACCGCTCTGTACTACCGACTCACCGGTGGGGCCCGGCCTGAGACCGACGCCGAGGCGGCCGAGACCGAACAGTCCGACCTCGTTGCCGAGAACGGCCGCACCTCCGACCTCAAGCCCGTGATGGGCGCCAAGCGCCGCAGCCGGAAGAAGAAGACCGAGATCCCCGATCTCGACTCCGAATCCGCCGACGATGACACCACGACGAAGGCCTACGACAAGGCCTACATCCACGAGAACGACGTCAGCGACGAAGAAGCCGACACCACACGCATCGAGACCGACCCCGAGCCGAAGCTCAAGCCAGGCCAGCGCCGCCCGACCAAGGCCGAACGCGAGATGGCCGAGCTGAAGAAGACCATCGGGATGGACGACGCCGCCGCCAACCAGGCGACGAAGTCCGAACCCGCTGCCGCCTCGGCGCCGGTGCCAGTGACGAATGCGCCCGCCCCACCGCCCACGGAGCAGCTGCCCGAACGCGTCGAGCAGCTCACCCTGGCCGGGGACGTCACCTACACCCTGCCCGCCTCGGACAACCTCCAGCCCGGACCTCCCGCGAAGGAGCGCTCCGAGGCCAACGACCGCGTCGTCGAAGCCCTGCGCGACGTGCTTACGCAGTTCAAGATCGACGCCGAGGTCACCGGCTTCTCCCGTGGTCCCACCGTCACCCGATACGAGGTGGAGCTGGGCCCCGGCACGAAGGTCGAGAAGGTCACAGCGCTGTCGAAGAACATCGCCTATGCCGTGGCCAGCGCCGACGTGCGCATCCTCTCGCCGATCCCCGGCAAGAAGGCCATCGGCATCGAGATCCCGAACTCCGACCGCGAGAATGTCGCCCTCGGCGATGTGCTGCGGTCGAAGGCCGCCCGCAAGACCGACCACCCGATGGTCATGGGCGTGGGCAAGGACGTCGAAGGCGGATTCGTCGTCGCCGACCTCTCGAAGATGCCCCACCTGCTTGTCGCCGGTGCCACCGGTGCCGGTAAGTCGAGCTTCGTGAACTCCATGATCACCTCGATCATGATGCGCGCGACTCCCGACGAGGTCCGCATGATCCTCGTCGATCCCAAGCGCGTGGAACTGACGATCTACGAGGGCATCCCGCACCTGATCACCCCGATCATCACGAACCCGAAGAAGGCCGCCGAGGCGCTCGAATGGGTCGTGCGCGAAATGGACGCCCGCTACGACGACCTCGCGAACTACGGGTTCAAGCACGTCAAGGAGTTCAACAAGGCCGTCCGCGAGGGCCGCATCCAGCCGCCCGCCGGATCCGAACGCGTCCTCCAGCCCTACCCGTACCTGCTGGTCGTCGTCGACGAGCTCGCCGACCTCATGATGGTCGCCCCGCGCGACGTCGAAGCCTCGATCCAGCGCATCACCCAGCTCGCCCGTGCCGCCGGCATCCACCTCATCCTCGCCACGCAGCGACCCAGCGTCGATGTCGTCACCGGCCTCATCAAGGCCAACGTGCCCTCTCGTCTGGCCTTCGCGACCTCCTCGCTGGCCGACTCGCGAGTCGTGCTCGACCAGCCCGGCGCGGAGAAGCTCATCGGCCAAGGTGACGCCCTGTTCCTGCCCATGGGTGCGGCCAAGCCGATGCGTGTCCAGGGTGCCTGGGTCAACGAGTCCGAGATCGAGAAGGTCGTCGAACACGTCAAGGGCCAGCTGACACCGAACTACCGCGAAGACGTGGCCGTCGAAGCGCCGAAGAAGCAGATCGACGAGGACATCGGAGACGACCTCGAGCTGCTGCTCCAGGCGATCGAGCAGGTCGTGACCACGCAGTTCGGGTCGACCTCGATGCTCCAGCGCAAGCTGCGCGTCGGCTTCGCCAAGGCCGGCCGCCTCATGGACCTCATGGAGTCCCGCGGCATCGTCGGACCCTCCGAAGGGTCGAAGGCCCGCGACGTGCTCGTGCGCCCCGACGACCTGCCCGGCACCCTGGCCATCATCAAGGGCGAGACCCCGCCCGAGGATTCCGGCGCGGCTGAGGCACCGAACGGCAGCGGCCAGAACCACGGCGGACAGGGTCACGGTCAGTCCGGCCACGCCTCGGCTGCCGATGACTACGACGAGGAGTTCGACGACGACTACGGCGAGACCTCACACGGCTCGGCTGCGTCGCACGGCGCAGCTTCGTCCGACCGCTACGCCCACGGAGTCGGCCACGCCGGCGACCTCACCGTCGGCGATACCGACCCGGAGACCGGGCTCGAGGTCGTCGAAGCCAGCGGAGAGGACGCGTGGCAGCTCACCGGGCGATGA